In Lathyrus oleraceus cultivar Zhongwan6 chromosome 2, CAAS_Psat_ZW6_1.0, whole genome shotgun sequence, the DNA window TTCACTCCTTTGTTGGTGCATTCACTTTTTTCTTTTCCATTTAGGTTGTTCCGCATCTTATGTTCTCTACTTTTTGTGTATGAATAGCCGGGTCCTCGTGATTCTCCGATTCAGTGCTTCATCAGGAGGGACCGAGAAACTTCTGCATATCTATTGTACTATGGATTGGTGCCATGTAAGTTTGCTTCAATGCTGATAATGTTGCAGATTTACTCAatttctttaattcttttttcTATCTATCAGGGTGTCATCTTGTTTTAGAAACATTCATGAAAACTTGGAATTAATGAATTTAGATCATGAACTGCAATTTTCTTGCACTAAATATGTAGCGTTTTTCATATATTAATTATTACACAGTGATCACGTCATCATCGTGAGAACTGTTCTCAAGTTAATTACATGGTTGGTATTCACACATGTGCACGCTTGTAATATATTCAAAATTCTAAACACTAAAAAATCTACAAAATATATGTTTTTAATGTAATACTAAATTGTACTGTAAATTCTATGGTGTAGTCCATGTTAGACCGATACTTGAACGTTGTTTGCAACTGTAATGCGATTGACATTGCCTCGTAGTTGAGAAACGTGTTCAATGTCAATTCGATAAAAAAAGGGAGCTGGAAGTATGGGTTCCTCAACTCAACTCATTTGTTTACCCTTATTTTTGTCAAGCTAGCATCAATCAAGTCACTGTCTCAGACGTGGGTAGAAGAGGATCGCGAGGTTCTACTTCTGAGGGGCAGTGTTAGTTGTTGTTGGGGAGGTTTGGGTGATTTGATGTGCCGGTCTACCCTAGAGGCTGCCAAATTTTAAATGTATAAATGAACTTTTCTTTTTTCAATGACAAAATAGAAATGCATTTCTTTGGAGTCATAATAAAACTAAATAATGCGTCATAGAAGACTACGAAAAGATGCTCTTTTTCATTGTTGGATTGAAGTTAAAGTGGTCTAGTTCCAGTTTCAACTGTTTGAGTTGACAACTTTTTGTTTTTGAAGTTCTCAAAGGCTATTTGAATGGAACAGAAATTGGCTAAACCTATGGATACACCTCAGCCCATTTGTCTGCTTTGTTTTTCTCCGTTCAATTCATCTTGATGAATTATATAGATTGAACTCTTGAGACTGATATTTTGAGAaacttgttttcttttgttttttcttaTACAGCTGAAAATGAGACTGATAAGCTGCTATTAGCTGCCAAAAAGATAAGGAGGGCAACAGGCACAGACTTCATCATATCTTTGGTTGCCGATGATTTTTCTCGATCCAGCAATGCATATGTTGGAAAACTCaggcatgttttggttgataaaAATTTTACTTGCTCACTTTTCAAAATTCCACCTTGCTCTTATTTCCCTCTCTAACGCTTGATAAATTAACAGGTCTAATTTTTTGGGCACCAAGTTCACTATATATGACAGCCAACCTCCACATGGAGCTGGAATTCAACCAAATATTCGGTCGAGTAGGAGATTCCATTCTAAGCAGGTATCTCCAAGAGTTCCAGCATGTAACTATATTGTTAGCTCCGTTGCCTATGAGCTGAATGTTCTCCGCACGAGAGGGCCAAGAAGAATGAACTGCGTCATGACCTCGATACCTGTCTCAGCTGTTCAGGAAGGGGGCAATGCTCCAACTCCTACATCTTTTCCTCAAATTACTGATGAACATTTTTGTTCTACACCAGCACCAAAAGGTAAAGGTCCAATTGGAGATTTAAGCAACTCAACCTTCTCAGAGATGCTGCCGCTACAGAGCCAAGGTCCAATTGAGTCTCTGGTACTTAAAAACAAGTCTCCCAGATGGCATGAACAGCTGCAATGCTGGTGCCTAAACTTCAAGGGCCGTGTTACAGTGGCTTCGGTTAAGAACTTCCAACTTGTGGCTGCTGTTGAGCCATCTCATAATGTTTCTGCCGCAGAGCAAGAAAAGGTTATCTTGCAGTTTGGAAAAATTGGAAAAGATATATTTACTATGGATTACCGTTATCCACTCTCTGCCTTCCAAGCCTTTGCAATATGCTTGAGCAGCTTTGATACAAAACCAGCCTGTGAATGAGACCCATGCCACTGGGTCAGTGTCTGCTGGTTTTCCTCCCCACATATATATGTATAATTTGCTAGACACAGCATGGTGAGATGCAAGCTGACTAATGCGTCATTAGTATTTCCCCTTCATGTTAGTTGTTGTATCTGTAATTTTAACCTTCATGTTGTTTCATAGCCCTGCAACTAAATTTATGTTAGTTAATGTATCTGTAATTTTAACCTTCATTGTTGTTTCATAGCCCTGCAATTAAATTTTATGTTAGTTGATGTATCTGTAATTTTAACCTTTATGCTGTTTCATATATTTAAGTTTATTGAATTTTCAATCTTATGATATACAGTCGCAGCAACGGatcacttttttcttttttgtagTGTATTTTTAGTTGTAGATACTCTTCTATTGTGATCTCTGTTTTTACTCGATTGTCATTAGCTGTCATCCAAACATGCAGGTGACTTAATCTAGATGTGTTTGGCAAGAGCTAAGTATAATTTATGCTATATGCTTTCAACTGGTAATTTTCTAATTTTGATTCCCTTCAGTAAGAAATGATTGCAGTTGCTGCAGTCGCATAAATTTTGGCAATTTGAGATTGAATGGCACCAATGGGGAATTTTTGAATCAGTAATAAAATAGAGTTTGCTAATAGGATGATAAGTTGCTGACAGAGAATAGAGCCTGCTGCAAGCCAATAGGTTTGGAGAAGAAACACCTTTCTCAGTCTTGTGGGTGCCGCTGTTGCTGTAAACAGCCTGCTGACCCATCTAATTTCTTCTGGTAAAGTTTCCTCTTTTTTCTAATATGAACTTGAATTGCAACTTAAAGCTCTATGCCCCTTCTCAAAAGGGTTTGGGGATTAAACTAGAGTCTTTGGCTTCATGTTCAATACAGCTTATGCTTAATAAACCAAATCACACTCTTTGGCTTGTAAAAAGTAAATATACAACAAGAATAATACTATTAACTAGCACAAATGTAGAAGTGTTCAATATATATACAATAAGAATAAACAAAAACAATAGGAAAGTGGTCACTAGAATGTTGACAagaaaagggaaaaaggaaaaCAATCAACTATACTATCAAATTAACAAGCCCTACTGTTACAGTGCCTACTATAAACATATCACTGCTATACATTGCTATTACAAAACCTGCTGTTACAGTGCAAAATTAAGCAGCAGTGCCTTGTGAATGAATATTTAGTGCTAAAAATGCTACAAGTTGAGATTAATTATCAAGGCTAACAAAGGCAAAACTTATATATTACACATCTATAAAGATTGAGGCACCACacataaattatatctgttaccCATCAATCCAAAATGGTTCTTATCAAGCAATGTGGTATGTACTCCCCACAATAGTATCACAGGGACTTCGAGAAATCCGTGCTCACTTTTTGGTTTTTGATGCATGTGAACTAGGTTTTGAGAACAATCCTAGTTTCTTCAGAAATTGTGATCTTTTTGATGATCTATTTTCTTCTGTGTGACTGTTGGAATCTTCAAAAGTGGTGTTGGTAATTGGTTGAGAGGACCTGTTATTTTCATTCTCAACATACTTTACATCTCTCAAAAGATGAAGCAATTCCAAGGCACTTTCTTTTCCTTTATCATTTCCATTCTGTGAGATATAGAAAAGAGGAGCAATAATCTCTTCATCCAAAATCAACTTACAATAATCAACACTTTTAGAGCATGAACATAGAGATAGAAGAACAGAAAGTGCATGTTCTTGCTCCTCATTACTTCCAGTCTCAAGTATTTCAGCAATAGAAGCTATGCATCCCTTTGTTTCTGCAATTGAATTTATACCCTCTTCTGTGTCACATATGTTTTTCAATATGTATATGCAGTATCTCAAAACGGCTCGATCTTTGAAAAATGGAAGCAATTTTTGGATGCAATTCAGAGATAACATGTGTGGACAAACTTCACTATTGAAGGAAAAATTGTATAATATTCTTATAGCTCGATGTTGGAACTCTTTATTATCAGAATCAAGTAATTTTATGACAGAAGTGAGTGCACTTGATGCTGCAATTTTGGCTCTGCTATTTCCATCCCCAGACAGTTCTTCCATTATGGCAAGTACTTCTCCTATCACTTCTGAATTAAGAAGACTTGCCAACATGATGAATGTATCCTCGCATAAATTATCCATACCATTTCTGCATGAAAATTACACACAAAAAGTGTCATTTTAATATCAATAGCAGGTGCTAAGATAAAGCCAATCAAGCAAGCAAATTTTCAGGTCTGCAAGAAATCATACCTGCAGCTGTTCACAAATTCCAACAGAAGCTGAGTTCCAGATCTCAGCGCTTTTACATCCTGCAGATCATTTGCATTGCTCAAAAATCTGACTAGTGGTTCAACTAAGTTTTCAGCTGACATGAACGAAATAGCTTGGCTATTGCTTTTCAAATGATCTTTCAAATCTTCAATGACCTTACATTGAGAATCCCATTGAAGATCATGAAGTTTAGGCAAGAGCATCAAATCTGTATCATGTATCTCTGGTGCATGAGCTCCATGCTTGTGAGAGTCTTCACTAGCCTTGCTCATCATCAAATTCAAGTCAGGATTGGTCTTACCTCGCAACGTATCTGAGTTAAAACTAGTATCCAATGATCCAAGTGACATGATACTAAGATCCAGTGGCAAGTTCAAATCATTGAAATAACTTCCTAAACTCTTAATGGAGGTGATTGAAGCATCCAACATCTGAAAATCTTCTGTGTGTCTACTTGGATCAGGAATGGAAACACCATTATTTTTGCACCACTTTGATATTAAGTCCTTCATGGCAACATTTGGAGTCAATGTCATATGAGGTAGTTCATCTTTTGTTTTTGGACATGTAGTTTTACCCTCATTGAACCACTTTTTTATCCACATTCTTTCATATGTTACTCCAGAAGCAATGATAACAGGATCATACATCAATCTTGAGGATATTGGACACTTATATTCCTCAGGTGGTATCCCTTTATCCAACTCACTGGTTTGAGTTCCATACTGATCATATTTCGAACTAGGATCCGGCTCAACACGATGGCTTCGTAGCGAATGCCGACTAGAGTTATTATCCTTTGCAGTCGGTTCTTTGCTACGAGAATAAGCCTTCTCCACGTGTTCTCCCACCACCATGGATTTTCCATGTTTTTTCAATAGATGCATAAGATATCTCAAGATCGATTTCTTTTTCTGGTCATTTGGTCCAATTTTATCCAGCAACTTCTTAATAGACCGTCCCTCGATTAATAAGGCCCTTTGTGATGTTATATTCAGTCTCGGTGCTGCAAACTGAAGAGCTTTAAGTTCAAAATCTTCCACTGAATCCAAGTTCGAAGTACCTTGCTGAAGCAACTCTGTTAAAACTTTCCCAGCCTCTTCTTCAGCAGAGTCCAAAACAAATGTAGCACACTCAAGATCATCAATTATTCTAGAAACCTGCAAATCACATTTCAGTCCCAATTAGATTTAAAGATAAAGACCCTTTGTGTAATATTATACAACAGGAAATATAAAAAGTTTAGATGAGTGAACTTTTGAAGAAAAAATTGACTAACCTCTACAGCCAACACAACTGGAACCATACCCTGAATGGGAATTAAGCTTTGTTCTAATGACTTTTTTGCTTTTTGGCATCTTAAAAGTACTGTATCTCCTGTCACTGCCTGAAAGTAATATTAATACAGACAATGTTAATAAATAGTGATCCTATTTATTATGTTTtagagaagaagaagaagaagaaaaacaCACCAGATAGAGTTTGCTACATTCGGAGCAATGTTGTAGAAGTAGTTTGGCTTTCTCAATCGCGTTGTTCAGATAAACCAGAGATTCTATTCCTGATGAACATCTTGGTCGTGCTTCCTCTATGTCTGGAAATATCCTCATGATATCATCCAATATTCTCATCAATTCCATGCATATTTTACTATGTACCTGTTAATAGAAAATCCTCAGTTCTAACTCAAAAACCTATGATAAACATAATAGTGAAATCCAATGTTATTTACTTATTAGTACCTGAAAGGATCTTGGTAAAGTCTCCACTATTTCACCACTAGTAGTTCTCATCAAAAGGAGTAGTATCCTACAGCTACATATTAGACAAGAAAATAACATAACCGATTTGTGAATCTCTGACTATAATGAAAGAGAAAAATCCACTAGAGAAAGACAAAGTTATTTTGGAATATTCTAGataataaagtaaaacaaaaATAGTTTTCATCACCTAAATCTAAATTATGAAGCTAGAATAGAATCACTGTAATTTCATCAAACTCAGCTAGAAATAGAAGTTTTAAGAGTAAGGAGAATGAATTACCTAAAATTATGATGAGTATTCtgcaagagagagagagagagaatgatGTTAAAGTGAAAAGAAAGGAAGCATGAGAATGAAAAGGATAATGAATGGTTTGTATGTGGTGGCGGGGTTTCAAGGAAAGAGAGTCTAGTCAACGTGTTGGGATATCGTATGACCAAGTCGACCAAACCAGAAACAAAACAAACTAACCTTATTATTTGTTGCGGCTTTCTTTGTCTGCCAATATGAAATATAATTTGGCTTTATCCATAGAAATTTACTCATTAAAACGTCAAAgaaagaatatttttaaaatacaaACATAAATTTTTTCAAGTTAAAATAAACGCCCCATAATAAAGAATGGAGGAGTAAAAAATAGTCATATTTTCATTTTTCTAAAGGTGGTTGTTGTGACATTGTTTTGTTGGGTTTGTCCTTGACTGGGACAAAAGTAGCTGACGTAAACCATAGCAACCAGCGGACTTTCATTGAATATGCTTCAACGATCATGGCATTAATAAAATAACTTTACAATCCAGTACTAGCACTTTTTTGATAAGTCAAAATCCAACTTTTTTAGCTGTGGAAAATTATACAACCTAGTAGGTTGACCATAAAATAATGTCACGCGTTTTTTTAATGCATGTTACATTTTTTTCAGACAAATTCAGCATACTACTTAGTCTTACATAGTATATTACAAAAACGTCTGGAATTAAAATAATTTagttatatttaaaaaataatacaCCACTCATTGATTTTTGAGAAAAAATTATCGAGCTTGACGAAAACCACTTCTTATTTTGATTGGGACGTGAGCAATTATATAGAGGATATGGACAAACAATTCTTTCGCTTTCTAATTCACTTTTTCCTAATGCATTTACGTCTTTAACTTGGATGCACATAATCCACATAGTTTTAATCCTTTTCCAGGCGAATAATCATTCTATTTTAATATTCCATCCGTAATATAATAAATGATtcatttgaaataaaaaaaaattataaaatgaATGATTAATTTTAATTTGTAATGTATTTTTTCCAATTTAATCATCTAATTGATATTACTTTTAGGATAATGCTAACTTGTGTCCTAGGGGCACAAGTTAAGAACCAAATGAAGAAATGTTATCTTGTAAATTGTGTATTGagtttaataaaaatataaaattaattttttaattgtttttttttaatacAAACTTTCTATAAGTGACTTTCTTAACTTCCGCCCCTAGGACACAAGTTAGTATTACCCTTACTTTTATCATTCTCAATAGTTATCAGAGATACTTTAGTAAAAATACCATAATCTCTCTTTCATTTATTCTTTTTTCTTATATATATGAAATGGTCAACTATGTGCATTGTAAAAAATGTTTAGACAAGTAAACAGTTGTTTCAAATCATTGATAACTTTAAGGATTGTCTGTGGGTTTGAGATGAAGGAAAATCACATTAAAATATGTAGTGGGAAATAAATTTTTTCTATAAATTAATTGTTACGAATAAGCATGATCGGTGTTAGAGTGGTTACCTATTGTAGCGATTAACAATTGATGCAAAATTGCAAACGATTATCAACGTTGAACAAACAATAACACTTCTCCACATGAacaaagtgtctttaatatcagTGCTATCTGTtatgaatgaagactttgagagAGAGAAGCACGACTAGGATTTTACAAATGAAATTTGGTCAAACTTCTAATACTTCAacacaagagttctatttatagaactGCTTATGTTAGATGGAAGCTAAAAAGTTCCACTAAGCACACATATCTTACTGTGTACTGTATTTTACTTAAGTGTATTGTATCTTACAATATTTTATTTTACTTAAGTACACAATACTTTACAGCTTCCTTATTTggcttaagtacaccgtaccttgCAATGTTTCATATTGCACTTAAGTACATAGTACCTTATGGTGTACGATGTTCTCTAATTAACGCTAGCGCTTTGCAAGACCGTACAATTGAATAAGCTCCACTTATTTATTTTCTTTCATCAATCTATCATTATGTGT includes these proteins:
- the LOC127120234 gene encoding tubby-like F-box protein 5, coding for MSLRSIVRELKEMRDGIGNTSRRSAGGSRHSQRRTKSHIVPDITLTSLEPIQQGQWANIPSELLLDIIRRVEETETSWPARAVVVSCASVCKSWRAVTKEIVQTPEQCGRLTFPISLKQPGPRDSPIQCFIRRDRETSAYLLYYGLVPSENETDKLLLAAKKIRRATGTDFIISLVADDFSRSSNAYVGKLRSNFLGTKFTIYDSQPPHGAGIQPNIRSSRRFHSKQVSPRVPACNYIVSSVAYELNVLRTRGPRRMNCVMTSIPVSAVQEGGNAPTPTSFPQITDEHFCSTPAPKGKGPIGDLSNSTFSEMLPLQSQGPIESLVLKNKSPRWHEQLQCWCLNFKGRVTVASVKNFQLVAAVEPSHNVSAAEQEKVILQFGKIGKDIFTMDYRYPLSAFQAFAICLSSFDTKPACE
- the LOC127120233 gene encoding U-box domain-containing protein 5 isoform X1, coding for MLFSCLICSCRILLLLMRTTSGEIVETLPRSFQVHSKICMELMRILDDIMRIFPDIEEARPRCSSGIESLVYLNNAIEKAKLLLQHCSECSKLYLAVTGDTVLLRCQKAKKSLEQSLIPIQGMVPVVLAVEVSRIIDDLECATFVLDSAEEEAGKVLTELLQQGTSNLDSVEDFELKALQFAAPRLNITSQRALLIEGRSIKKLLDKIGPNDQKKKSILRYLMHLLKKHGKSMVVGEHVEKAYSRSKEPTAKDNNSSRHSLRSHRVEPDPSSKYDQYGTQTSELDKGIPPEEYKCPISSRLMYDPVIIASGVTYERMWIKKWFNEGKTTCPKTKDELPHMTLTPNVAMKDLISKWCKNNGVSIPDPSRHTEDFQMLDASITSIKSLGSYFNDLNLPLDLSIMSLGSLDTSFNSDTLRGKTNPDLNLMMSKASEDSHKHGAHAPEIHDTDLMLLPKLHDLQWDSQCKVIEDLKDHLKSNSQAISFMSAENLVEPLVRFLSNANDLQDVKALRSGTQLLLEFVNSCRNGMDNLCEDTFIMLASLLNSEVIGEVLAIMEELSGDGNSRAKIAASSALTSVIKLLDSDNKEFQHRAIRILYNFSFNSEVCPHMLSLNCIQKLLPFFKDRAVLRYCIYILKNICDTEEGINSIAETKGCIASIAEILETGSNEEQEHALSVLLSLCSCSKSVDYCKLILDEEIIAPLFYISQNGNDKGKESALELLHLLRDVKYVENENNRSSQPITNTTFEDSNSHTEENRSSKRSQFLKKLGLFSKPSSHASKTKK
- the LOC127120233 gene encoding U-box domain-containing protein 5 isoform X2, with protein sequence MRTTSGEIVETLPRSFQVHSKICMELMRILDDIMRIFPDIEEARPRCSSGIESLVYLNNAIEKAKLLLQHCSECSKLYLAVTGDTVLLRCQKAKKSLEQSLIPIQGMVPVVLAVEVSRIIDDLECATFVLDSAEEEAGKVLTELLQQGTSNLDSVEDFELKALQFAAPRLNITSQRALLIEGRSIKKLLDKIGPNDQKKKSILRYLMHLLKKHGKSMVVGEHVEKAYSRSKEPTAKDNNSSRHSLRSHRVEPDPSSKYDQYGTQTSELDKGIPPEEYKCPISSRLMYDPVIIASGVTYERMWIKKWFNEGKTTCPKTKDELPHMTLTPNVAMKDLISKWCKNNGVSIPDPSRHTEDFQMLDASITSIKSLGSYFNDLNLPLDLSIMSLGSLDTSFNSDTLRGKTNPDLNLMMSKASEDSHKHGAHAPEIHDTDLMLLPKLHDLQWDSQCKVIEDLKDHLKSNSQAISFMSAENLVEPLVRFLSNANDLQDVKALRSGTQLLLEFVNSCRNGMDNLCEDTFIMLASLLNSEVIGEVLAIMEELSGDGNSRAKIAASSALTSVIKLLDSDNKEFQHRAIRILYNFSFNSEVCPHMLSLNCIQKLLPFFKDRAVLRYCIYILKNICDTEEGINSIAETKGCIASIAEILETGSNEEQEHALSVLLSLCSCSKSVDYCKLILDEEIIAPLFYISQNGNDKGKESALELLHLLRDVKYVENENNRSSQPITNTTFEDSNSHTEENRSSKRSQFLKKLGLFSKPSSHASKTKK